GCAAATTAAATGACCTTTAACGTAAAACTTTTAGTCTATCCAAAAGAAGAGGTGCTTGATTCTCCGGGAAAAGCCGTTGCCGGCTCCCTTTTATCTTTAGGGTATTCTTCTGTAAAAAACGTGCGCATTGGACGCTATATCCAGCTATTGATCAATAGCGACACGGCAGAAGAGGCACGTCAGCAAGTGGAAAAGATGTGTGATGATCTTCTTGTAAATTCCCTTATTGAGGAATTTACCATTATTTCAGTGGAGGCATAGCCGTGAAAGCATGTGTAGTGGTCTTTCCTGGAAGCAACTGCGACCAGGACGTAGTCTATGCCCTGCGCCATGTAGTTCAGGCCACAGTAGAAACTGTGTGGCATAAAGAAAAGAACCTGCCAGCAAACACGGATCTTGTTGTTCTGCCAGGAGGCTACTCCTACGGTGACTATCTTCGCACTGGCGCTATGGCTGCACGCTCTCCAATTATGGATGCCATTCGTGAGTATTCTGAAAAGGGGGGGCTCCTTCTTGGTATTTGTAACGGTTTTCAGATACTTACAGAGGCCGGTCTTCTGCCTGGAGTGCTTCTTGCGAACAAATTTCTTCGTTTTATCTGCAGCCCCTGTTATTTGAAGGTAGAACGCAATGACACACCCT
This region of Aminobacterium colombiense DSM 12261 genomic DNA includes:
- the purQ gene encoding phosphoribosylformylglycinamidine synthase subunit PurQ, which codes for MKACVVVFPGSNCDQDVVYALRHVVQATVETVWHKEKNLPANTDLVVLPGGYSYGDYLRTGAMAARSPIMDAIREYSEKGGLLLGICNGFQILTEAGLLPGVLLANKFLRFICSPCYLKVERNDTPFTLRYSKGQIVQFPIAHHEGLFYLPEEDLKVLEKNNQVVFRYASRDGEIAEQHNPNGALHHIAGITNEKGNILGLMPHPERASELLLGGDDGAVMWQSIKAWIKKEGVR
- the purS gene encoding phosphoribosylformylglycinamidine synthase subunit PurS; the protein is MTFNVKLLVYPKEEVLDSPGKAVAGSLLSLGYSSVKNVRIGRYIQLLINSDTAEEARQQVEKMCDDLLVNSLIEEFTIISVEA